One stretch of Narcine bancroftii isolate sNarBan1 chromosome 8, sNarBan1.hap1, whole genome shotgun sequence DNA includes these proteins:
- the matn1 gene encoding LOW QUALITY PROTEIN: cartilage matrix protein (The sequence of the model RefSeq protein was modified relative to this genomic sequence to represent the inferred CDS: deleted 2 bases in 1 codon) gives MLIPGTGATPCYTSLLSTPCHTAASLNKMKGLLTPLLLSTLILVQVNGAPKLKVKPGPQTPAGLCRTKPTDLVFIIDSSRSVRPHEFEQVKVFVSQVIESLDIGPNATRVGVVNYASTIKHEFTLQAHNNKASLLRAVSQIEPLSSGTMTGLAIKFAANIAFSEASRARVKPNGVNKVAIIVTDGRPQDQVQDAATHAKQNGIEIFAIGVGRAELNSLREIASEPLEDHLDYVESYSAIEKLSKKFKEAFCVANLCASGDHDCEQICVSSPGSYKCDCNEGFTLNPDGRTCGTCSSGAVDVGFIIDGSKSVRPENFELVKKFINQIVDSLDVGDQKARVALIQYSSSVRTEFPLNKFKTKQSIKAAVKKMEYMERGTMTGLALQHLAEKVFVPSQGARENIPKVGIVFTDGRSQDYINNYAQKIKDQGIKMLAIGVGNALEEELRTIASDPVKDHYYYTANFKTMNLIADKLQVKICAPPKDPCACETLVEFQTKVEKMIKTLTSKLGTFAKKLAALENRILV, from the exons ATGTTAATACCTGGAACCGGCGCTACTCCCTGTTATACT AGCCTCCTCTCCACTCCCTGTCATACTGCAGCCTCGCTCAACAAGATGAAGGGACTTCTCACTCCACTTCTCCTCTCCACCTTAATCCTGGTTCAAGTTAATGGAGCTCCTAAACTTAAAGTAAAACCTGGTCCACAGACTCCAGCTG GTCTATGCCGAACGAAACCAACTGATCTGGTCTTCATTATTGACAGCTCTCGGAGTGTTCGGCCTCATGAATTTGAACAGGTGAAAGTGTTTGTGTCCCAGGTAATCGAATCCCTTGACATTGGCCCAAATGCCACCCGGGTTGGGGTGGTCAACTATGCCAGTACTATCAAACATGAATTCACCCTCCAAGCACACAACAACAAGGCCAGCCTTCTACGAGCTGTTTCCCAGATCGAGCCACTCTCCTCTGGCACCATGACTGGCCTGGCCATCAAATTTGCAGCCAACATTGCTTTCAGCGAAGCTAGCAGGGCACGAGTGAAACCCAATGGCGTCAATAAG GTAGCCATCATCGTGACTGATGGCCGACCCCAGGATCAAGTGCAAGATGCTGCCACACATGCCAAACAGAATGGCATTGAGATCTTTGCTATTGGTGTGGGCAGGGCAGAGCTGAACTCCCTGCGTGAGATTGCAAGTGAGCCACTGGAAGACCATTTGGACTATGTGGAAAGCTACAGTGCCATAGAAAAACTTTCCAAAAAGTTTAAGGAAGCTTTTTGTG TGGCAAATCTCTGTGCAAGTGGGGATCATGATTGTGAGCAGATCTGCGTGAGTTCTCCTGGCTCTTATAAATGTGACTGCAATGAAGGATTTACATTAAATCCAGATGGACGAACATGTGGCA CTTGCAGTTCAGGAGCTGTGGATGTAGGTTTCATTATCGATGGATCAAAGAGTGTGAGACCGGAAAACTTTGAACTGGTGAAAAAATTCATCAATCAGATTGTTGACTCCTTAGATGTCGGTGACCAGAAAGCACGTGTTGCTCTTATTCAATACTCGAGTTCAGTCAGGACAGAATTCCCCCTCAACAAGTTCAAAACAAAACAAAGTATTAAGGCTGCAGTCAAGAAAATGGAGTACATGGAGAGAGGAACAATGACAGGCCTGGCTCTGCAACATCTGGCCGAAAAGGTTTTTGTCCCATCTCAAGGAGCAAGAGAAAATATTCCAAAAGTTGGAATTGTTTTTACTGATGGACGCTCACAGGATTATATTAATAATTATGCTCAAAAGATTAAAGATCAAG GAATTAAGATGCTTGCGATTGGAGTGGGAAATGCACTTGAGGAAGAATTGAGGACAATTGCTTCAGATCCGGTTAAGGATCATTATTATTATACTGCTAACTTCAAAACAATGAATCTAATTGCAGACAAATTACAGGTTAAAATATGtg